The following proteins are co-located in the Coleofasciculus chthonoplastes PCC 7420 genome:
- a CDS encoding inverse autotransporter beta-barrel domain-containing protein produces MNSLVRLLWTSFCFTPLLIPAAIAQTEIPSLPKADAVPESHPSLGSPLQAQTPDSPPSTTPDLTTLQIKPRWGIGYSTSGAGYDGFTRLDSFLPLLQNPGSTLTFLEGRLQLDNSANVGGNLLFGHRFYNQSLNRIFGGYLGFDRRDTGNSTFHQLGVGVETLGEVWDVRLNGYFPLGDTRDLVDETAFDTGFQLTDRFFSDHFLVIQGKRQRGQVRHFEAAMTGFDLEVGARLAQWGEGGGLRGYGGLYYYDATGSDSSLGWRMRLEVQPTDSLNFGVALQEDQIFGTNVIVSVGAIFGKTRSSGNASILSRLGDGVERISSITVDSQTESDFFSEDITTAATNPQTSEPYIFQHVNLGASGGNGTVETPFGTVDSALAATRSDGNDIVYVQAGTNPGIPAFTIPDQVQVLSTAPIQQLDTVEFERVQLPLSGAGVFPQVMDTVTLGNNTVLSGFTITGVTNPGIVARGIQNGEVRDSMITSSSQAGVLLENTGGLISFTNSAITGNGVPSLSVTSVNDVAIANSTLSSTNSATEGISIDAVSGNFDISDSTITITNPTSNGILATAIEGTATISANPGSLITTEGNQAGISLNESQGEINLSGITVESTGGAVVEVRNINNSAIASSTLTSTNSATEGIYLDTVSGNFDISDSTITIENPTSNGILATNIQGTATISANPGSLITTEGNQAGISLTESTGEINLSGITVESTEGAVVEVRNINNSAIANSTLTSTNSATEGISLDTVSGNFDISDSTITIENPTRNGILATAIEGTATISANPGSLITTEGNQAGISLTESTGEINLSGITVESTEGAVVEVRNINNSAIASSTLTSTNSATEGISLETVNGDFEISDSTITIENPASNGILATNIQGTATISANPGSQITTTTAKAGILLAESLGEINLSGLEVNSTNGAALVGTTINNATLSDSTLTSINSSTNGISINGISGTVDISNSTITITDPVDGINGISVGNVTGTVNIAANEGSQITQANQGIELSNSTGAIAISGFEIRNTEDSGISGSTLSNVTLANNRIEGATNEGIYLADTDGEVTIENNTILNTIPVKNPDATINFDFPTGRGILLENVTGTVEIIANNITGTDGLAADTVQLLPGVTIDTLPSGQGILINNSTGSVNITIAGNELYDNFEDAILIGLGIALDNPLIVGNPTVNLTIEANTIENNGGTSPIRGDGIGLGIEGGTIIENLTISENKIRNNGDEGIDIRLGLLDVQLIPSSTAQIQDATLKNNTIENNNQQGIEFQLFDETKVFANVLENTFTTPNNFVGVKVTTDNDSAFCLNLSDNNSNTGFSLIQDPPNSQDPQPLSIFEILSETQNILDATQSGTITLDTPNGLPCP; encoded by the coding sequence ATGAACAGCTTGGTTAGATTACTCTGGACTAGCTTCTGTTTCACCCCTCTCTTGATTCCTGCGGCTATAGCCCAAACGGAGATTCCATCACTCCCAAAAGCCGATGCTGTTCCTGAATCTCACCCCTCCTTGGGGAGTCCACTTCAAGCGCAGACGCCAGATTCTCCCCCGTCTACCACTCCAGATTTAACAACGCTACAAATTAAACCTCGCTGGGGAATTGGTTACAGTACGTCCGGTGCGGGATACGATGGTTTTACCCGCTTGGACAGTTTTCTCCCACTCCTACAAAATCCCGGTAGTACGCTGACGTTTTTAGAGGGACGATTGCAGTTAGATAATAGTGCGAATGTCGGTGGTAATCTCTTATTTGGACACCGCTTTTATAATCAGTCCCTGAATCGAATTTTTGGCGGTTACTTAGGTTTTGATCGTCGGGATACGGGAAATAGTACATTCCATCAACTCGGTGTGGGGGTAGAAACATTGGGAGAGGTTTGGGATGTGCGCCTCAATGGTTATTTTCCTCTGGGTGATACTCGCGATTTAGTGGATGAAACAGCATTTGATACCGGATTTCAACTGACAGATCGTTTCTTTTCTGACCATTTTTTAGTGATTCAGGGAAAACGACAACGGGGACAAGTGCGCCACTTTGAAGCCGCCATGACGGGGTTTGATCTGGAAGTTGGTGCAAGATTGGCGCAATGGGGTGAAGGGGGAGGATTACGAGGGTATGGTGGACTTTATTATTATGACGCTACAGGGAGTGATTCCAGTTTGGGTTGGCGGATGCGATTGGAAGTGCAACCTACGGATAGTTTAAATTTTGGTGTAGCGCTGCAAGAGGATCAGATATTTGGCACTAATGTAATTGTTAGTGTGGGGGCGATTTTTGGCAAAACTCGTTCTTCAGGGAATGCTAGTATTTTATCCCGTTTAGGGGATGGCGTGGAACGGATTTCTAGTATCACGGTTGATAGTCAAACAGAATCAGATTTCTTCAGCGAAGATATTACTACCGCCGCAACGAATCCTCAAACCAGTGAACCGTATATCTTTCAGCACGTTAATTTAGGCGCAAGTGGCGGAAATGGTACCGTTGAAACACCGTTTGGAACAGTCGATTCAGCCCTAGCCGCGACGCGATCGGATGGGAATGATATTGTTTATGTACAAGCGGGAACGAATCCTGGTATTCCGGCTTTCACGATTCCTGATCAGGTGCAGGTTTTGTCCACAGCACCAATTCAGCAATTGGATACAGTGGAATTTGAGCGCGTACAACTTCCGTTATCCGGTGCTGGCGTTTTTCCTCAGGTTATGGATACAGTAACGTTGGGAAATAATACGGTGTTATCCGGATTTACAATAACTGGAGTAACCAATCCAGGAATTGTCGCCAGGGGTATTCAAAATGGGGAAGTTCGAGACAGTATGATTACCAGTTCCAGTCAAGCTGGGGTATTACTGGAAAATACGGGCGGTTTGATTTCATTTACCAATAGTGCGATCACGGGAAATGGCGTTCCTAGCTTAAGTGTTACATCGGTTAATGATGTTGCGATCGCGAACAGCACTCTCTCCAGTACAAATTCGGCTACAGAAGGGATTTCTATAGACGCAGTTAGCGGGAATTTCGACATCAGTGATAGCACAATTACGATTACAAATCCCACCAGTAATGGTATCCTAGCCACAGCTATCGAGGGAACCGCGACAATTTCAGCCAATCCAGGAAGTCTGATTACGACAGAGGGAAATCAAGCCGGAATTTCTCTAAATGAAAGTCAAGGAGAGATAAATTTATCGGGTATAACCGTGGAGAGTACAGGCGGTGCGGTTGTGGAAGTAAGGAATATTAATAATAGCGCGATCGCTTCTAGCACTCTCACCAGTACCAATTCGGCTACAGAAGGGATTTATCTAGACACAGTTAGCGGCAATTTCGACATCAGTGACAGTACAATCACGATAGAAAATCCCACGAGTAACGGTATCCTCGCCACGAATATCCAGGGAACCGCGACAATTTCAGCCAATCCAGGAAGTCTGATTACGACAGAGGGAAATCAAGCCGGAATTTCCCTCACTGAAAGTACAGGAGAGATAAATTTATCGGGTATAACTGTGGAGAGTACAGAGGGTGCGGTTGTGGAAGTAAGGAATATTAATAATAGCGCGATCGCGAACAGCACTCTCACCAGTACCAATTCAGCTACAGAAGGTATTTCTCTAGACACAGTTAGCGGTAATTTCGACATCAGCGACAGTACAATCACGATAGAAAATCCCACCAGGAACGGTATCCTAGCCACAGCTATCGAGGGAACCGCGACAATTTCAGCCAATCCAGGAAGTCTGATTACGACAGAGGGAAATCAAGCCGGAATTTCCCTCACTGAAAGTACAGGAGAGATAAATTTATCGGGTATAACTGTGGAGAGTACAGAGGGTGCGGTTGTGGAAGTAAGGAATATTAATAATAGCGCGATCGCTTCCAGCACTCTCACCAGTACCAATTCAGCAACAGAAGGGATTTCTCTGGAGACAGTTAACGGTGATTTCGAGATTAGCGATAGCACAATCACGATTGAAAATCCCGCCAGTAACGGTATCCTCGCCACGAATATCCAGGGAACCGCGACAATTTCAGCCAATCCAGGAAGTCAAATTACAACAACCACTGCTAAAGCTGGAATCTTACTCGCTGAAAGTCTGGGAGAAATCAATTTATCGGGATTGGAGGTAAACAGCACTAATGGTGCCGCATTAGTCGGGACTACTATTAATAATGCCACACTTTCAGATAGCACCCTTACCAGTATCAACTCATCAACAAACGGTATCTCTATTAACGGGATTAGTGGTACAGTTGATATTAGCAATAGCACGATCACAATTACTGATCCAGTTGATGGAATTAACGGCATATCCGTTGGCAATGTCACAGGAACAGTGAATATAGCCGCCAATGAAGGAAGCCAGATTACTCAGGCAAATCAAGGAATTGAACTCTCTAATTCTACGGGTGCGATCGCTATTTCTGGATTTGAGATTCGGAATACTGAGGATAGTGGCATTTCTGGAAGCACTCTCAGTAATGTTACCCTGGCAAATAACCGCATTGAAGGGGCAACTAATGAAGGAATTTACTTAGCAGATACGGATGGAGAAGTAACTATCGAGAATAACACTATTCTTAATACAATTCCTGTTAAGAACCCTGACGCTACCATTAATTTTGATTTTCCGACAGGTCGGGGAATTCTGCTTGAAAATGTTACGGGAACCGTTGAGATTATAGCGAACAACATTACTGGAACAGATGGTTTGGCTGCTGACACAGTACAATTATTACCTGGAGTAACTATTGATACATTGCCAAGTGGTCAAGGTATTCTAATCAATAATAGCACGGGTTCTGTCAATATAACTATTGCAGGAAATGAACTTTATGATAACTTTGAAGATGCGATCCTGATCGGTTTAGGTATTGCTTTAGACAATCCCCTAATTGTTGGAAATCCTACAGTTAATTTGACAATTGAGGCAAATACAATAGAAAATAATGGCGGCACTAGTCCAATCAGAGGTGATGGTATTGGTCTTGGTATTGAAGGTGGTACAATCATCGAAAATCTGACGATTTCGGAAAATAAAATTAGGAATAATGGTGATGAAGGAATCGACATTCGCCTTGGTTTATTAGATGTGCAATTAATTCCAAGTTCCACGGCACAAATACAAGACGCAACCTTGAAAAATAATACGATCGAAAATAATAATCAGCAAGGTATTGAGTTTCAGTTATTTGATGAAACCAAAGTTTTCGCAAATGTTTTAGAGAACACATTCACCACTCCTAACAACTTTGTTGGCGTGAAAGTGACAACTGATAATGATTCTGCATTCTGCTTAAACTTAAGTGATAATAATAGCAATACGGGTTTCAGTTTAATCCAAGATCCACCAAATTCACAAGATCCACAACCATTAAGTATATTTGAAATTTTGAGTGAAACCCAAAATATCCTTGATGCGACCCAATCCGGGACGATTACCCTAGACACGCCCAATGGATTACCTTGTCCTTGA